A single region of the Rhodohalobacter sp. 614A genome encodes:
- a CDS encoding S41 family peptidase, which translates to MKHARKILTGLILAAFLFTSAAFVYQSDLFFQIKKNLTIFSDVYKEVAIQYVDEVSPKTLMERSIHAMLETLDPYTVFIDEGEQRQMEILSSGSYGGIGIDAGYRGDQIVIIAPLEGYPAQRAGLRPGDIIKEINGVSVEGLTPEEVQQLTVGDIGTEIEIKIRRPGFDQDMDFTLTRERIEVKNIRYAAKVGEDQNFGYIQLVRFGHGAAEEIRQTLIEMRDSGSFEGLILDLRNNPGGLLNEAVDLVDKFIEPGVTIVETRGRLQSHNSTLVSQEPAMFDELPMVVLINNGSASASEVVAGALQDLDRALVMGERSFGKGLVQTVRPLSYNTSLKITVSKYYIPSGRSIQSIEYLHSDSENDRIVPDSLRRAFKTKNGRVVYDGQGIEPDVEVSDQPSSLLDLALQKNNRYFFYVNDKLANTSDSERNTIPADLFDDFTTYLIEDDFTFETPVDQHLSAIETNIRNFSQERSARENLEELNALLRDYKISQIFENEESIEKKLKLEWISQTMEDDERIKAILELDELVNAAQDFLDNPYQYRTELRP; encoded by the coding sequence ATGAAACATGCCCGTAAAATTTTAACAGGGTTGATACTGGCCGCATTTTTATTCACATCTGCGGCCTTTGTTTATCAGAGTGACCTGTTTTTCCAGATCAAAAAGAACCTGACTATTTTTAGTGATGTCTACAAAGAAGTAGCTATCCAATATGTAGATGAGGTCAGCCCTAAAACCTTGATGGAGCGCAGCATTCATGCTATGCTGGAAACGCTCGATCCCTATACGGTTTTTATTGATGAAGGGGAGCAGCGCCAGATGGAAATTCTTTCGTCTGGTTCATACGGCGGAATCGGGATTGATGCGGGCTATCGTGGAGATCAGATTGTGATTATTGCTCCACTTGAGGGATATCCGGCTCAACGCGCGGGATTACGCCCCGGGGATATAATTAAAGAGATCAATGGAGTAAGTGTTGAAGGGCTGACTCCTGAAGAAGTTCAGCAGCTTACGGTTGGAGATATCGGAACGGAAATTGAGATAAAAATTCGGCGCCCGGGATTTGATCAGGATATGGACTTTACGCTGACGCGCGAGCGAATTGAAGTGAAGAATATTCGTTACGCGGCAAAAGTAGGAGAAGATCAAAATTTCGGATATATACAACTGGTTCGTTTTGGGCACGGCGCAGCAGAAGAAATACGCCAGACTCTCATTGAAATGCGAGATTCAGGTTCATTTGAAGGGTTGATTCTCGACCTCAGAAATAATCCCGGCGGACTTCTTAATGAGGCTGTTGACCTGGTTGATAAATTTATTGAACCGGGCGTAACCATTGTCGAAACAAGAGGACGTTTGCAGTCTCATAATAGCACACTTGTTTCGCAGGAACCGGCTATGTTTGATGAACTGCCCATGGTCGTACTCATTAATAACGGAAGTGCCAGTGCTTCAGAAGTTGTTGCCGGTGCATTACAAGATTTGGACCGCGCACTGGTTATGGGCGAACGAAGCTTCGGAAAAGGATTGGTTCAAACTGTTCGTCCGTTATCATACAACACATCCCTGAAAATTACGGTTTCTAAATATTATATACCCAGCGGACGTAGTATTCAGTCCATCGAATATCTTCATTCCGATTCGGAAAATGACAGGATTGTACCGGATTCTCTTCGAAGGGCATTCAAAACTAAAAATGGAAGAGTTGTTTACGACGGTCAGGGAATAGAGCCGGATGTTGAAGTTTCTGATCAGCCTTCCTCCTTGCTCGATCTTGCATTGCAAAAAAACAATCGCTATTTCTTTTATGTGAATGACAAGCTCGCAAATACATCGGATTCGGAAAGAAACACAATACCGGCCGATCTTTTTGATGATTTTACAACCTATTTGATTGAGGATGATTTTACCTTCGAAACGCCCGTCGATCAGCACTTGTCTGCTATTGAGACAAACATCAGAAATTTTTCACAGGAACGTTCAGCACGAGAAAACCTTGAAGAATTAAACGCATTATTAAGAGACTACAAAATCTCACAAATTTTTGAGAATGAAGAGTCAATTGAAAAAAAATTAAAGCTGGAATGGATTTCCCAAACAATGGAAGACGATGAACGGATTAAGGCCATTCTTGAGCTGGATGAACTTGTTAACGCTGCACAGGACTTTCTGGACAATCCATACCAGTACCGCACTGAGTTGAGACCATAA
- a CDS encoding LysM peptidoglycan-binding domain-containing protein encodes MKQLLLLLPFCLIANVLHAQNQAGETEAEVPVKLLPYTNPLIESRDEVEVETDTQNVAEMDKEILRRISNAYKMHVLAIDAQVQGDLVQAEEYINKAFASIQTMMDDFPEVQSNRRFNELYRSVMAEHSEFYGIEQVRQGAEGEIFEIREELFSEENDWIAEGYALPENLTINKTEVPLVENQHVNRHLIYYTQRRPDVMERWLERSEYYFPMMEEIFEEEGVPKELIHLSMIESGLVPTARSWAAAVGMWQFIRATGSVYGLENNWWIDERRDPIKSTRAAARHLKDLYEVWGDWHLAMANYNISPRGLRRAINAAGGEENYWVAYPYLPRETRGYVPGFIAATMIATNPEEFGFRRNYGKEAYSYEIAEVDGLMPLEKLAEAANISVEELKDLNPELLRWATPPGSKYPLKIPSGTRDEFLAAYQEIPQEERTTNVAMHTVSRGETLGYIAQRYGTSVRSLFASNEGLSSTIYPGQTIVVPVASGSEEQISSSQPSNQGTSSSSSSRRKAPAPSNTSDVTYTVKSGDTVGHVAEWFDVRAWQIRSWNGIGNTIRVGQRLTLHVPNKRSSYYQNVDGLSYAKKQELERRQRSGENIYDLEVGSSSGSGDIVTYTVRRNDTLTGIANRYGVSIDDIKNENNLSSSRIYAGQTLKIRKR; translated from the coding sequence ATGAAACAGTTACTGCTACTTCTCCCTTTTTGCCTGATTGCAAACGTTTTACACGCTCAAAATCAAGCAGGAGAGACTGAGGCTGAGGTTCCTGTTAAATTGCTACCCTACACCAATCCATTGATTGAGAGCAGAGATGAGGTGGAAGTTGAGACCGATACGCAAAATGTTGCCGAGATGGATAAGGAGATTCTGAGAAGAATTTCGAATGCATATAAAATGCATGTTTTGGCTATTGATGCGCAGGTACAGGGGGATTTGGTTCAGGCAGAAGAATATATCAATAAAGCGTTTGCGTCTATTCAGACCATGATGGATGATTTTCCGGAAGTTCAGAGCAACCGGCGCTTCAATGAACTTTATAGGTCTGTAATGGCTGAGCATAGCGAGTTTTACGGCATTGAACAGGTAAGGCAAGGAGCTGAAGGAGAAATTTTTGAGATTCGCGAAGAGCTTTTTTCTGAAGAAAATGACTGGATTGCCGAGGGATATGCACTACCTGAGAATCTGACCATCAATAAAACAGAAGTTCCGCTTGTTGAGAATCAGCATGTAAATCGCCACCTGATCTACTACACCCAACGCAGACCCGATGTGATGGAGCGATGGCTGGAGCGTTCTGAATACTACTTTCCAATGATGGAAGAAATTTTTGAAGAAGAAGGAGTACCGAAAGAGCTGATTCATCTTTCAATGATTGAAAGTGGATTGGTCCCCACCGCAAGAAGTTGGGCCGCCGCAGTGGGAATGTGGCAGTTTATCCGTGCAACCGGCTCTGTTTACGGACTTGAAAACAACTGGTGGATTGATGAACGACGTGACCCGATCAAATCAACCCGGGCAGCAGCACGCCACTTAAAGGATCTCTATGAAGTTTGGGGCGACTGGCACCTTGCCATGGCTAATTATAATATTAGCCCGCGTGGTTTGAGAAGAGCTATTAACGCAGCCGGAGGCGAAGAAAATTACTGGGTGGCTTATCCCTATCTTCCCCGTGAGACAAGAGGTTACGTGCCGGGTTTTATTGCGGCAACCATGATTGCAACGAATCCCGAAGAATTTGGTTTCCGCCGGAATTATGGAAAAGAAGCTTACTCATATGAAATTGCAGAAGTTGACGGCCTGATGCCGTTAGAGAAACTGGCCGAAGCCGCTAACATATCCGTTGAAGAATTGAAAGATCTAAACCCTGAACTGCTTCGATGGGCAACACCTCCCGGCAGTAAATATCCATTGAAGATTCCTTCTGGAACCAGGGATGAGTTTTTGGCGGCTTACCAGGAAATTCCACAGGAAGAAAGAACTACAAATGTAGCAATGCACACGGTTAGCCGTGGCGAAACGCTCGGGTACATTGCTCAGCGATATGGAACATCGGTTCGCTCTCTTTTTGCATCAAATGAGGGTTTAAGCAGTACGATTTATCCGGGTCAAACAATTGTCGTTCCTGTTGCGTCCGGTTCGGAAGAGCAGATTTCTTCAAGCCAGCCGTCTAATCAGGGAACTTCATCTTCCAGCAGTAGCCGTCGGAAAGCACCGGCTCCATCCAATACAAGTGATGTTACCTATACCGTAAAAAGTGGCGATACGGTTGGCCATGTTGCAGAATGGTTTGATGTTCGTGCGTGGCAAATTCGTTCATGGAATGGCATTGGAAATACCATACGAGTGGGCCAGCGGTTAACCTTACATGTACCTAACAAGAGATCAAGCTACTACCAAAATGTTGATGGTCTTTCTTATGCGAAGAAACAGGAGCTGGAACGGCGGCAGAGATCCGGCGAAAACATTTATGATCTTGAAGTAGGTAGCTCTTCCGGTTCCGGTGATATCGTTACATACACTGTACGCCGGAATGATACGTTAACAGGTATAGCCAATCGATATGGTGTTTCGATTGATGATATTAAGAATGAAAATAATCTGAGCAGTTCCCGAATTTATGCCGGGCAAACGCTGAAGATTAGAAAGAGGTAA
- a CDS encoding NAD+ synthase → MQIRIEQLNPIVGDLTGNTSKILKSLDKAESDGIDLLILPEMVLIGYPAQDILENKAFQRSAYRHNEKIIQATKETALLFGSITKNEGVGRQMYNSALLARGGNLMDVVHKTLLPTYDVFDDLRYFEPNDTFKCMELNGAKLGVTICEDIWYNENEVQYHTYETDPAKLLEEDGAQIIINISASPFTKTKHENRELMLQNHARKLNLPVLYCNQVGAQTEVLFDGDSMAVNSDAEVIASLKAFSEGHFDVKWNVTEKEISGDARQQHTYPQKGPERMFEALKMGVYDYVQKLGIADTVILGLSGGIDSALVCAIAVEALGAKNVKALNMPSAFSSEGSISDSEKLAENLGIELMDVPIQSIFNTFNQELGPIFEGTDFGVAEENLQSRIRGVLLMACANKFNYFLMVTGNKSEYAVGYSTLYGDMNGALVVIGDLYKTQVYEMARWLNDEYYQKEMIPEPIITKPPSAELRPDQKDTDTLPEYDVLDDILYRYIELQEGAQYIIDDGYDEQTVKKVIRMVEANEFKRYQAAPILKVSSKAFGIGRRWPIVQKWTANSKS, encoded by the coding sequence ATGCAGATTCGAATTGAGCAGTTAAACCCGATTGTTGGCGATTTAACAGGCAACACCTCCAAAATTCTGAAGTCACTGGATAAAGCAGAATCCGACGGTATTGATTTACTGATTTTGCCGGAAATGGTACTTATCGGTTATCCAGCGCAGGATATTTTGGAGAATAAAGCTTTTCAGCGTTCTGCTTACAGGCATAATGAGAAGATTATTCAAGCCACCAAAGAGACGGCTCTTCTTTTTGGATCCATTACAAAAAACGAAGGGGTTGGTCGCCAGATGTACAACTCTGCACTTTTAGCCCGGGGCGGCAATTTGATGGATGTTGTTCATAAGACATTGCTTCCAACCTACGATGTATTTGATGATCTGAGATATTTTGAGCCAAACGATACGTTTAAATGCATGGAGTTGAATGGTGCCAAACTCGGTGTGACTATTTGTGAGGATATTTGGTACAACGAAAATGAAGTTCAGTATCACACCTACGAAACGGATCCCGCAAAACTTCTGGAAGAAGATGGAGCTCAAATAATCATAAATATTTCAGCATCTCCATTCACAAAAACCAAGCATGAAAACCGGGAGCTAATGCTGCAAAATCATGCCAGGAAATTGAACCTTCCGGTTTTGTATTGTAATCAGGTAGGTGCTCAGACTGAAGTTTTGTTTGATGGTGATTCTATGGCTGTAAATTCCGATGCGGAAGTAATAGCGTCATTAAAAGCATTTTCTGAGGGGCACTTTGATGTAAAATGGAATGTGACTGAAAAGGAAATTTCGGGCGATGCCAGACAGCAGCATACTTATCCTCAAAAAGGTCCTGAGCGAATGTTTGAAGCATTGAAAATGGGTGTTTACGATTATGTCCAAAAGCTCGGCATTGCCGATACTGTGATTCTTGGGCTTAGCGGCGGGATTGATTCTGCTCTGGTTTGTGCAATCGCGGTGGAAGCACTTGGCGCAAAAAATGTTAAAGCGTTGAATATGCCCAGTGCATTTTCGAGTGAAGGAAGTATTTCGGACTCCGAAAAACTTGCCGAAAATCTGGGAATTGAACTGATGGATGTTCCGATTCAGTCCATATTTAACACATTTAACCAAGAGCTTGGGCCCATTTTTGAAGGAACTGATTTTGGGGTGGCGGAAGAAAATCTCCAAAGCAGAATTCGGGGAGTTCTTTTGATGGCCTGTGCCAATAAGTTTAATTACTTTTTGATGGTTACCGGAAATAAATCCGAATATGCCGTTGGATATTCTACTCTATATGGCGACATGAATGGAGCGCTGGTTGTGATTGGCGATCTTTACAAAACCCAGGTCTATGAAATGGCGCGCTGGCTGAATGACGAGTATTATCAAAAAGAGATGATTCCGGAGCCTATTATTACCAAACCACCGAGTGCGGAATTGAGGCCTGATCAGAAAGACACAGACACGCTTCCGGAATATGATGTGTTGGATGACATTCTTTATCGTTATATTGAATTGCAGGAGGGAGCCCAATATATCATCGATGATGGTTACGATGAACAGACGGTAAAGAAAGTGATTCGCATGGTAGAAGCAAACGAATTCAAGCGATATCAGGCGGCTCCCATTTTAAAGGTCAGCTCAAAAGCATTTGGCATTGGTCGCCGTTGGCCAATTGTTCAAAAATGGACGGCAAACAGCAAAAGTTGA
- a CDS encoding amidohydrolase — MALLLSACTRQTETGFVYHNVNGYTLMDGKLHQFEALAVQSGKIITTGPADEILDAYPDFERIDGEGNTLLPGLIDAHAHVMGLGIQELDVNVAGLESLAGTLQRVEEFASQQADREWITGRGWNQVLWEENEFPTASDLDEIVSDRPVFLTRIDGHAGWANSKALELAGIDRDTEDPNGGRIIRNSNGGATGIFIDAAMSLIRNVIPEKTGQDYREAFRLAMGEMSKHGITSVHDAGIDSQTWQLYTNFADNDSLITRIYAMISGTGSTFDELSKDGPIESYADDMLALRSVKLYSDGALGSRGAAMLEDYSDDPGNRGLLFNTQEEMNEMLLKGASAGYQMNVHAIGDAGNHQVLEGFKYVMNQLGGQCDLRHRIEHAQVVSLEDIPRFQELCLIASMQPTHATSDMNMAEDRVGTERIQGAYAWQRFLDQETVIAGGSDFPVEHVNPFYGLYSAVTRKDHEGRPPEGWYSEQAMSRMEALRAFTIDAAYAGHQENVMGTLEPGKWADFILIDRDFFEVPASEIWQIEVLETWVAGENVYKK, encoded by the coding sequence ATGGCTCTTCTGTTATCAGCTTGTACCCGTCAAACAGAAACCGGTTTTGTATATCACAATGTGAACGGGTATACCTTAATGGATGGCAAACTCCATCAATTCGAGGCGTTAGCTGTTCAGAGTGGGAAAATTATTACCACCGGTCCGGCAGATGAAATTCTGGATGCATATCCTGATTTCGAACGAATTGACGGCGAAGGCAATACACTTTTACCTGGTTTGATTGATGCCCATGCCCATGTAATGGGACTCGGAATCCAGGAATTGGATGTAAATGTTGCCGGACTCGAATCCCTTGCCGGGACGCTTCAAAGAGTGGAAGAGTTTGCCAGTCAGCAGGCTGATCGTGAATGGATTACCGGCCGCGGATGGAACCAGGTGTTATGGGAAGAAAATGAATTTCCAACTGCTTCGGATTTGGATGAGATTGTATCGGATCGCCCGGTTTTCTTAACAAGAATTGACGGCCACGCAGGTTGGGCCAACAGCAAAGCGTTGGAACTGGCCGGAATTGACAGGGATACGGAAGATCCCAACGGCGGACGGATCATTCGAAATTCAAATGGCGGGGCTACCGGTATTTTTATCGATGCGGCGATGAGTTTGATACGCAATGTAATCCCCGAAAAAACAGGGCAAGATTATCGTGAAGCATTCCGGCTGGCAATGGGAGAGATGTCGAAACATGGGATCACTTCTGTTCATGATGCGGGAATCGACAGCCAAACGTGGCAACTCTACACAAATTTTGCTGACAACGACAGCCTGATTACACGGATTTATGCGATGATTTCAGGAACCGGAAGCACATTTGATGAGCTGTCAAAAGACGGTCCTATTGAAAGTTATGCGGATGATATGCTGGCGTTACGTAGCGTAAAACTATACTCCGATGGCGCTCTGGGAAGCCGTGGTGCAGCCATGCTTGAAGATTACAGTGATGATCCCGGAAACCGTGGATTACTGTTTAACACGCAGGAGGAGATGAACGAGATGTTACTGAAAGGAGCTTCCGCAGGATATCAAATGAATGTACATGCCATTGGGGATGCGGGCAATCACCAGGTTTTGGAAGGGTTTAAATATGTTATGAATCAACTTGGCGGGCAGTGTGATTTGAGGCATCGAATTGAACACGCGCAGGTTGTTTCGCTGGAAGATATTCCCAGGTTTCAGGAACTTTGCCTGATAGCATCCATGCAGCCCACACATGCCACTAGCGATATGAATATGGCGGAGGACAGAGTGGGGACGGAGAGAATCCAGGGGGCTTATGCCTGGCAGCGATTTTTAGACCAGGAAACAGTGATTGCCGGAGGTTCGGATTTTCCCGTTGAGCATGTCAATCCATTTTATGGTCTCTATTCGGCAGTTACAAGAAAAGACCATGAAGGACGGCCGCCGGAAGGATGGTACAGTGAACAGGCGATGAGCAGAATGGAAGCATTACGCGCGTTTACAATTGACGCTGCCTATGCTGGCCACCAGGAAAATGTGATGGGAACTCTTGAGCCTGGAAAGTGGGCGGATTTCATTCTTATTGATCGTGACTTTTTCGAAGTGCCAGCTTCCGAAATTTGGCAAATTGAAGTGCTCGAAACGTGGGTTGCCGGAGAAAATGTATATAAAAAATAG
- a CDS encoding NUDIX domain-containing protein, translated as MNSPTRKNPIWMPPGGGVELGESLEEALIREIREETALQVEKRQLLWIHEFIEKPYHAIEFYFRCEVTGGELTKGADPELKPDQQMLTDLSFIPFKEAVGMDIEPKFIKEFCENGGQFFDSVRHIISQK; from the coding sequence ATGAATTCACCTACCCGAAAAAATCCCATTTGGATGCCTCCGGGCGGAGGAGTGGAATTGGGGGAATCCCTGGAGGAAGCCCTGATTCGGGAAATCAGAGAAGAAACAGCACTTCAAGTCGAAAAACGGCAACTGCTTTGGATTCATGAGTTTATTGAAAAACCGTATCACGCTATTGAATTTTATTTCAGGTGTGAAGTAACAGGCGGCGAGTTAACAAAAGGCGCCGATCCTGAGCTCAAACCCGATCAGCAAATGCTTACCGACCTTTCATTCATTCCATTTAAGGAAGCTGTTGGAATGGATATCGAACCGAAATTCATCAAAGAGTTTTGTGAGAATGGTGGACAGTTTTTTGATAGCGTTCGGCATATCATCTCACAAAAGTAG
- a CDS encoding CTP synthase: protein MATKYIFITGGVTSSLGKGIICASLGRLLVARGLRVTIQKLDPYINVDPGTMNPYEHGEVYVTDDGAETDLDLGHYERFLGIRTSQQNNVTTGRVYYDVITKERHGEYLGKTVQVIPHITDEIKSHVLNLGESENFDVVIVEVGGTVGDIESLPYIEAMRQLRYEVGRKNTLSIHLTLVPYLAAAGELKTKPTQHSVKTLSESGMSPDLLVCRSEYQLDESIRKKIALFCNVEYEDVVASLDAESIYEVPLLMQAEGLDSRVIDKLNLPAKNADLKKWKGFVDKIKNPSHEISIALVGKYVEHHDAYKSIAEALIHGGAMNDTRVNIKWIQSDFITADNVEQRLGQVSSILVAPGFGGRGIGGKLAAVKFARENGIPFFGICLGMQCAVIEFARNCAGLENANSTEFDDKCKYPVIDFMPDQRKIENKGGTMRLGKYDCKLTGGTKAIAAYGQEMIDERHRHRFEVNNEWREKLFDNGLMIAGVNPERDLVEIIEIEDHPWFVGVQFHPELKSTVNEPHPLFVSFVEAALAKSQGKSVTSEESKEAVS, encoded by the coding sequence ATGGCTACGAAATATATCTTTATAACAGGAGGAGTTACATCGTCCCTTGGAAAGGGAATTATTTGCGCATCTCTCGGAAGGCTTTTAGTTGCTCGCGGCCTTCGGGTAACCATTCAGAAATTGGACCCCTACATCAATGTTGATCCCGGAACCATGAATCCGTACGAACACGGGGAAGTGTATGTGACGGATGATGGTGCGGAGACAGACCTCGATCTTGGGCACTACGAACGATTTTTGGGAATTCGAACGTCTCAGCAAAATAATGTAACGACCGGCCGGGTCTATTATGACGTAATTACAAAGGAGCGGCATGGCGAGTATCTCGGAAAAACTGTACAGGTGATTCCTCACATTACGGATGAAATTAAATCTCACGTGCTGAATCTCGGAGAGTCGGAAAATTTTGATGTGGTAATTGTTGAGGTTGGCGGGACCGTGGGTGATATCGAGAGCTTGCCATATATTGAGGCGATGAGACAGCTTCGGTATGAAGTGGGCCGAAAGAATACGCTTTCCATTCACCTGACTCTTGTTCCTTATCTTGCCGCCGCTGGCGAATTGAAAACGAAGCCGACACAGCACTCCGTGAAAACGTTATCGGAAAGTGGAATGAGTCCCGATTTGTTGGTATGCCGTTCCGAATATCAGTTGGATGAATCCATTCGCAAAAAAATTGCCCTTTTCTGTAATGTAGAATACGAAGATGTGGTGGCGTCGCTGGATGCGGAAAGTATTTATGAAGTTCCGCTTTTGATGCAGGCCGAAGGGTTGGACAGCCGTGTGATTGATAAACTGAACCTTCCCGCCAAAAATGCTGATTTAAAGAAATGGAAAGGTTTTGTTGATAAGATTAAAAATCCTTCTCATGAAATAAGCATTGCTCTTGTTGGTAAATACGTGGAGCATCATGATGCGTATAAATCCATTGCCGAGGCTTTGATTCACGGCGGCGCCATGAACGATACCCGTGTAAATATTAAATGGATACAATCTGATTTTATTACCGCTGATAATGTAGAACAACGGCTTGGACAAGTTTCCAGCATTCTCGTGGCTCCGGGTTTTGGAGGCAGAGGTATCGGTGGAAAATTAGCTGCTGTTAAGTTCGCACGCGAAAATGGAATACCGTTTTTTGGTATCTGTTTGGGAATGCAATGCGCAGTTATTGAATTTGCCCGAAATTGTGCCGGATTGGAAAATGCCAACAGCACGGAATTTGATGATAAGTGCAAATATCCTGTGATTGATTTTATGCCCGATCAGCGTAAGATCGAAAATAAAGGCGGAACCATGCGTCTTGGAAAATATGATTGCAAGCTCACCGGCGGCACAAAAGCGATAGCGGCATATGGACAGGAAATGATTGATGAGCGGCATCGCCATCGGTTTGAAGTAAACAATGAATGGCGGGAAAAGCTTTTTGATAACGGTTTAATGATCGCCGGAGTTAATCCCGAGCGTGATCTGGTAGAGATTATTGAAATTGAAGATCACCCCTGGTTTGTGGGCGTTCAGTTTCATCCCGAACTGAAGAGTACGGTCAATGAACCCCATCCGTTATTTGTGTCATTCGTTGAGGCGGCTCTTGCCAAAAGCCAGGGCAAATCTGTCACATCAGAAGAATCGAAAGAAGCTGTTTCATAG
- a CDS encoding glycerophosphodiester phosphodiesterase, with protein MSKLSHTSLLEKQFLVIAHRGASHYAPENTMAAFRMAWQMKADMIELDVQLSKDGIPVVFHDARLDKHSNGKGLVSSFLFDELQQLDAGKWFSVEFMGEKIPSLEQVLKWASGKILVNIEIKTEAVNESPEGGIEQKVIYWVRETAMEKSVIISSFDYRAIDRIKKMAPDLLTGLLYEKKSSTKRGPVELLQDYQADFFHCSKSEMGKKWRSQLYDAQKRYLIYTVNRKKTMQKWIENGAWGIFSDKPDVLRKVAAEIFEASA; from the coding sequence ATGTCGAAATTATCTCATACATCTTTATTAGAAAAACAATTTCTTGTGATTGCACATCGCGGAGCAAGCCACTACGCTCCGGAAAATACAATGGCAGCTTTCAGGATGGCCTGGCAGATGAAGGCGGATATGATAGAACTTGATGTTCAGCTTTCGAAGGATGGAATTCCAGTTGTTTTTCACGATGCAAGGCTGGATAAACATTCCAACGGAAAAGGCCTCGTTTCTTCATTTTTGTTTGATGAACTCCAGCAACTGGATGCAGGTAAATGGTTTTCAGTTGAGTTTATGGGTGAGAAAATTCCGTCTCTGGAACAGGTTTTGAAATGGGCTTCCGGAAAAATTCTGGTTAATATTGAGATCAAAACAGAAGCGGTAAATGAATCGCCGGAAGGCGGGATCGAACAAAAGGTGATTTATTGGGTGAGAGAAACTGCAATGGAGAAGTCGGTGATAATTTCCAGTTTTGATTACCGGGCGATAGATCGTATCAAAAAAATGGCACCGGATCTGTTAACGGGTCTTCTCTACGAGAAAAAAAGCTCCACCAAACGCGGCCCGGTAGAATTGCTTCAGGATTACCAGGCTGATTTCTTTCATTGCAGTAAATCAGAGATGGGGAAAAAATGGCGAAGTCAGCTATACGATGCTCAGAAACGATACCTGATTTATACTGTGAATCGCAAGAAAACGATGCAGAAATGGATTGAGAACGGGGCCTGGGGAATTTTTTCTGACAAACCGGATGTGCTTCGAAAAGTTGCTGCAGAAATTTTTGAAGCATCTGCCTAA